In Dermacentor variabilis isolate Ectoservices chromosome 7, ASM5094787v1, whole genome shotgun sequence, a genomic segment contains:
- the LOC142588899 gene encoding uncharacterized protein LOC142588899 yields the protein MRFLIVRVALPALMALLLTEMQAASGLGNSIHYQACKTPEQPFYTNETKKNTDVLYIYNKTSQQCELVLIDKNINGTFNSRIECIQCCNTGRDTSFEYEYSEELLCSEFANMSLAYFYNSTSGLCEEYCACSEPDDRTDDVNFYRTEMFCNFMCGFVISTPRIFNQCVLTLLITMYEMYSMQLPVKHARPTQPAATPLPSGPAGNPGNERVK from the exons AGATGCAAGCAGCCAGTGGTCTCGGAAACTCCATTCATTATCAAGCCTGTAAGACTCCAGAGCAACCATTTTACAccaatgaaacaaaaaagaacaccGACGTTCTATACATATACAACAAGACCAGCCAGCAATGCGAGCTTGTCCTCATTGACAAAAATATCAATGGCACATTCAACAGCCGCATAGAGTGCATACAATGCTGCAATACAG GACGTGATACCTCGTTTGAATACGAGTATAGTGAAGAATTATTATGCAGCGAATTTGCTAACATGTCCCTGGCCTACTTTTACAACTCAACTTCAGGCCTATGTGAAGAATACTGCGCTTGCTCAGAGCCAGACGACAGAACGGACGATGTGAATTTTTATAGGACCGAAATGTTTTGCAACTTTATGTGTGG TTTTGTGATCAGTACTCCCAGGATATTCAATCAATGTGTGCTGACACTCTTGATAACAATGTACGAGATGTACTCAATGCAATTGCCGGTCAAGCATGCAAGGCCAACCcagcctgctgcaacaccactaCCATCTGGTCCCGCTGGAAACCCTGGCAACGAGCGAGTCAAGTGA